The genomic stretch CGTTCTGACAACAAGATTCAGAATATCGGTGGCTATACGGCCAAAGCGTTTGGTGTCTAAGGAGCGGCTGTTAATGGCAATAGCGCAGATTCATCGGCTGGTAAGCCTGATTCAAAACTGACGGTAGTTAATCGAACAGTTCCTTCATTGTTGACCAATAATCCAACGGGTGGTTTACTGATTGTTGGCGGTTGCTTAGAAAAATAAGCATCTACGAGTTGAGCAAAACTGGCGCTATTGGCGGGGTTGTGTTCAGCAAATTGAACGAGTACAAATCGCTGGAGGAGCAGATGGAAAAATACGAGATCAATCCATTTGTCTTGTCCATCACTACTAATAAACTGCCGTTGCGCAACAAAAGCGTAACCTACATAGCGCTCCAGCAAGGTTTTCTTTAAATTCGCTACTTGAGTACGTAGACTCTGGGGTTGTGCACTGGTCAGGCGATGGGATGGATTCGTAGCCGTAACAACCTTTTTGGTGGTAGCCAAAAGTTGATCCTGACCAAGGGCGGCCTGGTAATAATAACGAGACCGAACCAGCTTTTGTAACAACTTGACTGTCCACCGTTCATCGGCAGCTTGTTGCATATAAAAGGCTCGCTCCTGTAAATTCTTAATTTGCATAAGCAGGCGATAATGCGACCAGACCAATTCTGTTCGCAAATGTTGTCGGAGGTCTGGCAATTCTCTCCCTTTGTTGGAGAGAATTGGATAAGCTAAATAGAATTGCTTAAACCGCCACATATTAGGTAGACTGTATCCCTTCCCGAAAGACTCCGTCAATCGTTGAGAAAGTAACTCAATCAAGTGAATTCCATAATCAGCCCGTTCGGTACCCGCTTGCTCGGTCTCTACAATGATGCGGCCTAAATGCCAGTAAGCTTCTACCAGAACGAATTTAGGGTAAGGATCACGGGACTGCTCAGTCGTATCAACAACACTGCGCAAATAGCGAAAGAGTTCAACATGGTTAGTAGGAGGTGCGTTCATGGCATACGGCAACTTATCAATCAAAGTTATTCACAGCGAAGTCCACACCAAAATAGTTAGACGATATATCGAGCCTAGCCAAAAATTCCACTAAAACTGCCTTTTGATTGCTAACGATTAAAATTGCTAAATTACTGACGTACCATTCATTAAGGCATCAGCTAAGAATTTCTATATATTGGCCTATCGGTTGTTATTAAACCTATTAAATTATACGGCATGATACACATTGATCAATCGCTTAAGTTGCCGGAAGATTGCCAAGATATGGCCGATATTAGACAGGCTATTGATACGCTTGATGAGGAAGTAATCCATTTGTGGGCTCGCCGATTCGAGTATGTCAAAGCGGCTGCTAAATTCAAAACCAACGAAACAGCGGTACGGGCGCCTGAACGCTTTGCGGCTATGCTGTCCCAGCGTCGACAATGGGCCAAAGAAAAGGGGTTAAATCCAGATGTAATTGAAGGGCTTTATCGAGACTTAGTCACTCACTTCATCGAAGAAGAAATAAAGCATTGGCAGCAACGCTCAACTTAGATTCTTTAAAAATTTAAAGCAGCAATAAAATTACCTATCTTACGTGTGTAGCTTCATACCATGAAAACACGTCTCTTAACCAAGCAAAGTAGGCTGACAAATTGGCTATTGATCGTAGCCCTGCTGTGCAGTCTTTTGATTTGTTTGGGGAGAGACAGTAGTAACAAGAACTGCCTACCAACAAGCGTTAAGACAGAACTAGCCCTTGCTACTAAGCCCACAGTCAAGCAAGCTAAATTAGTCCAGAAAAGGCAATCTTTGAGTACGTTTTATGCCCCAAGCAGATTCAGGCAATTTGCAGCCATAGTGTTGTATAACGAACGAGTTACTCTTCAATTGAAGATCGTACGCTTGATTAATTCCGCCTTTATGTGTTTTGCGTACTTTGTTCCCGTAAAAACAATTCCTGCCAGTACCGACGAGCCTTTTTCAGACTCACTTAGAGGCTAAGATCTCTTCTCAAAGCCCATCTATGGCTCATTACTTCACTTTTCTTCTCATCACTACTGGCAGGTAGTCTAACTCATTATGGCATGTTGGTAAAACGCATTAAAAAGCTGGTCAGGCTTATTACCTTAGTATGTCTAGTTGTACTCGCTCTATGTGGTATAGGTATAAACGGGGCAGGCCCACTAGCGTCACATAACCGAGAACGCTATATCGACAACGGAATCAAAATTGAGTTCGTCCAAACTAAAGATGAGGAAGGCAATTCGCAGAAAGAAGCCGAAGCCAAATTCTAAATTTAACGAAACTCAGTTAAATGAAACTAGTGCAAGATCGTCTCATTAGTTAAAAAAACCATGGTCTTGCGCTAGTTTCCGATCATGTTGTACAACTGCGCTTACATAAAGAGACTTGGGCCCATATCACGCTTAGATATGGTATACGATATACACTTTTATGTAGTATTCCAGATCATGGAGCGAGAAGATTGACAACAAGCATACTTCAAAGCTTATCGGTCCACTCGTGAATAAAAATAAAAGTTGATACTATTTCTACTAAATTACGGTGTAAGCCTTTTCATAAATACCCCCTAGTTTGAGAGGAGAGCATACCAATGTTTCAATCTAAGCGATGAGTTTTCTGGAGTGGTTTCTCGAACCGGCCAACCCCGGTCCAGTAGGTAATGTAGAAGTCGATTCACCGGAGCCGGACGACCAGGACCCGCCCAAAAAATGGCAGATTTGGCTTGCCGTTCTAGTCGGACTCGTATTGGCTGGGATTGGTATGTGGTGGGCGTTCTACGATCTGTTCCAGGTCGGCATTGGCCGAGCCATACTCAAATTGTGCTGGCTGACTCTTTATGTTTTTGCCAGCCACAAAATTACGGCAAGACCCGACTATTCGAACGTTGGCTGGTTGGGCGGTCTACTAAACAATCCATTTCGTATATCGGATGATTTCAACCGGGGGCTTGTCTACCTGCAAGCTTTCCTGTTCCCTGGCAAGTTGATAGCATACAGCTCAATCGTAGGCTGGATCTTGATGCAACGTCTCTACAAACGACGCAGAAGCTAAACTTGTCAAATAATCAAGAAGCCATAAAACCCAGGGGGTTCGGGGTACAAAGTCGAAGAATAAAAAAGCCGTCTCTCGATTCAGATCGAAGACGGCTCTTTTTATGCGATTATAGCGTATTAGAAAATGCCGATGTAATGGTTTCCGGCTTTATTAACCAACTTAGCACCCTTGGTCACAGCACCGGTTTGGCGGTTGATGATATAAATATTACCGTCTTTACCAACGGGTGTGAATGCGATGTAGACGTCATCTCCGCTTACCAGAATCCCTTGGTATTGACCGAAGTCAAGACCGGCTTCATACGGCAAGTCGACTCGCGTGGCCGTCTTTGCGTTCAGGTCCAGCCGGGCAACAAAACCCTGATCAGAGCCGTCCTGCGAATAAAGCGCGTAAGCAATACCATTACCGGCGTATTTCCAGCTATCGACGTACACATTTTTCGCGCCCAAAGCTGCATCCAGGCTAAACACATACGAATTGTCGTACTCATTGTTCTGGCCGATCTTCAGAATATGCGAACCTTTGGAATCCCGTTGTGTAGCCTGATAGATAGCGCCGTCGTTAGCTAGAAACGAATTATGGCTACGATAGCCGCTGTTATCGCCGAAGCCGACCGTTGAGGTAATCACCTTGGGATTTTCCAGCGAAGGATAATCGACGATGACCGATTTGCTGCCTAGCCGGGTAAAATTGGTTTCTGTCAGACCAGTTGCCGGATTTCTTTTCTGCATCCAGGTACCAATGATGAGCTTGTTTTTCGCCTGATTCAGCACCGGGGCATCCAGCCGGAAAATGGCATGACCCTGCAATTCTTCGGCTGCCGACAGCGGAATTTGGTACTGCTTGTAACCAGCGATCAGCACCTTTTGCAGATCTAGCGCCAATACGGTAGCCGTTCCCCGGTAGTAAGCGAATGGAGACGTTGGTGTTGATCCAGCCGGCGCATTGTTGGCCGCTATGTTGGCCACGTTGACGGCGATTCCCGTTTTATCACCATCGAACAATTTCACCCAGCGGGGCGATGTGCTGGCGTATTGTGAAATATTGACGGTTACGTCTTCCTGCGCGTATGATCCGGCTCCGTTGACTTTGTATCTCGAAAATTCTCCGCCGTTATCACCGGTATAGGCAATGTTAAACAGGGTATGACCATCTTCGGAAGATTGCAGCCGGGCCGTACGGTTCGATTTTACGGCGAAACCGTTGTCGTAAACGCTGATGGATGTATTCGGATTTTTGGCGTCCGCTTTGCTGACCGAGTAAACCATGGTTCCTCCGTTTCCATCGCCCGGAGTAGTCCCCATAACAGCGCCAGCCACCGTAATCCAGCGATCTTCATTGGCTACCGGATCAGGATCGGTACCCGTACCTGAATTTTTGTCTTGACAACCCGTAAGGGAAACGGCTATAAGAAAGCTTCCCA from Spirosoma oryzicola encodes the following:
- a CDS encoding isochorismate lyase; the protein is MIHIDQSLKLPEDCQDMADIRQAIDTLDEEVIHLWARRFEYVKAAAKFKTNETAVRAPERFAAMLSQRRQWAKEKGLNPDVIEGLYRDLVTHFIEEEIKHWQQRST
- a CDS encoding PDDEXK nuclease domain-containing protein; translation: MNAPPTNHVELFRYLRSVVDTTEQSRDPYPKFVLVEAYWHLGRIIVETEQAGTERADYGIHLIELLSQRLTESFGKGYSLPNMWRFKQFYLAYPILSNKGRELPDLRQHLRTELVWSHYRLLMQIKNLQERAFYMQQAADERWTVKLLQKLVRSRYYYQAALGQDQLLATTKKVVTATNPSHRLTSAQPQSLRTQVANLKKTLLERYVGYAFVAQRQFISSDGQDKWIDLVFFHLLLQRFVLVQFAEHNPANSASFAQLVDAYFSKQPPTISKPPVGLLVNNEGTVRLTTVSFESGLPADESALLPLTAAP